The stretch of DNA TGGATGAGCCACGGCGACTCCGTCCACGAGGCGCCCGAGGGCTTTGAGGTCCTGGCCACCACGGCCGGCGCTGACGTGGCCGCTTTCGCCAACGAAGCAAAGGGGCTCTACGGCGTGCAGTGGCACCCCGAGGTGAAGCACTCCGCGTACGGTCAGCAGGTCCTGGAGAACTTCCTCTTCAAAGGCGCCAAGCTGGAGCCGAACTGGACCACGGGCAACATCCTTGAGGAGCAGGTCGAGCGCATCCGGGCGCAGATCGGCGACGCCAGGGTCATCTGCGGGTTGTCCGGCGGCGTCGATTCCGCAGTGGCGGCAGCCCTCGTCCAGCGCGCCGTCGGGGACCAGCTGACGTGTGTTTTCGTGGACCACGGGCTGCTCCGCGAAGGCGAGGCCGAACAGGTCGAACGTGACTTCGTGGCCGCGACGGGCGTCAAGCTTTACGTCGCCAACGAGCAGGAGCGGTTCCTCAGCGCCCTGGCCGGCGTCAGTGACCCGCGGAGACCAAACGCAAGATCATCGGCCGCGAATTCATCCGCGCGTTCGAGGAAGCTGAGCTGGCCATCATCTCCGAGGCGGCCGCGCACGGCGAGAAGATCAAGTTCCTGGTCCAGGGCACGCTGTACCCGGACGTCGTCGAATCCGGCGGCGGCGAAGGCGCGGCCAACATCAAGAGCCACCACAACGTGGGCGGGCTGCCGGAAGACCTGCAGTTCGAACTCGTGGAGCCGCTGCGGGCACTGTTCAAGGATGAAGTCCGTGCCGTCGGCGCCCAGCTCGGCCTGCCCCAGGAAATCGTCGGACGCCAGCCGTTCCCCGGTCCCGGCCTCGGCATCCGGATTGTCGGCGACGTCACCAAGGAACGCCTCGAGCTGCTGCGCAAGGCGGACGCGATCGCCCGTGCGGAACTGACTGCCGCGGGCCTCGACAACGAGGTCTGGCAGATGCCGGTCGTGTTGCTCGCGGACGTCCGCAGCGTCGGCGTCCAGGGCGACGGGCGCACCTACGGCCACCCGATCGTGCTGCGGCCGGTGACCTCCGAGGACGCCATGACGGCGGACTGGTCCCGGCTGCCCTACGATCTGCTGGCACGGATATCCAACCGGATCACCAACGAGGTGGACGGGGTCAACCGCGTGGTGCTGGACGTCACCAGCAAGCCGCCGGGAACCATCGAGTGGGAATAGCCCTTTAGCGAAGCGGCCGGCCTTCCGAGGCCGGCCGCTTCGCTTTTGGCCCGGGGTTCGGGCCGTCGGCCCGAGGCAATTCTGGTCAAATTTTGCCGGCGCCAGTGTTGCGGGCACTTGCTCGCCGCCGATTCGGGCTACTCTCGAAGGCATGCCGGTATGGTCCAGGGCGTCACGCTCCAAAACGGAAAACGCGAGCACAATCAACGCGAACCCAGCAAAAGCGAGCAGAGAAAAGAAGGCAGAAGTGTCAGTTGGTCAAGGCCACCACGAAGGCTCCGAGGAGCTCAGGAAATGGCTGTCGGGTCTCAAACCCGTCACCGGAGCAGATACCATGCTGCGCTTTACCAAGACGCCCGAGGGCTCGATCGACCTGACCCACGCGCACCCGTCGGGCCTGGCCCAGCTCATGGCCGGCCGCCGTACCCGGCTTTCCACCCTGATCCGGGACCGCCAGCAGTTCGTCGTAGCGGCCCGCGCCTCCCGGAACCTGCGCTCGAAGATTTTCGAACTCTCCAACGACCGCGGCATCGACGCAGGGTACTTCTCCGCCGGAACGGTCGTCTGGACTTCCGCCGTCGGGGGCAAGCCGCAGCGCGTCTCGGCCCCCGTCCTGCTCATTGCCGTTTCGCTTACCGTCCGGCCGGGCGAGGACGACTACGAACTCCAGCTGACGGAGCAGGCCCGCATTAACCCGGCCCTTGTCCGCCACCTGAAGACCGTCCACGGAATTGTTTTCGACGTAAACGCCGTGACCCGGATGGCGTACAGCACCGCCCGCTTCGATCCGCAGCCGGTCCTGGACCGGCTCGGCACCCTCGTCCAGCCCATCCATGGCGCCGAAGTGGAACACAACCTCCTGGTTTCCACGTTCTCGGACCTTTCGGGGAACCTCGAGGATCCGTGGATCAACGAAAACAACGCCATCGTTGCCGCCCTGGCCCGCGCTGCCGCCGGCGAGCCGGTGGCGGTGCCCGAACCCGATCCGGGCCGCTTCCCGAGCACGGATGCGCGGCACCCGGCCCAGGAACTGCTGCTGCTCGACGCCGACGCGGACCAGCAGTATGTCGTGGATGCCGTCCGCGCCGGGGACTCACTCGCCGTGAGCAGCCCGCCGGGGACGGGTCAGACCCAGACGGCCATCAACACTATCGGCGCGCTCGTCGACGCCGGCAAGACCGTCCTCGTGGTGGGCGACAGGCGCGCTGCCCTGGCCGAGATCTCGGGCCAGCTGGAGAGCCTTGGGCTCGAGTCCATGCTCCTCCAGCTCTCCGGAAACGCGGCCCCGATGCAGCTCAAGGGCCAGCTGGTCCGGGCCATCGTCCGCAATGAGAAGTCCCTCGAACCGCAGCTGAGCAACCTGCACACGACCCTCGTCGAGCACCGCCACGCCCTCATGGACCACGTGGCCTCGCTTCACAACATCCGCGAACGCTGGGGCTGCTCACCCTACGAGGCGATGCAGTCGCTCGCCGGTCTGACTTCTATCCACCCCGCACCGGCCACCACGGTGCGCCTGAAGCGCAGCGTGCTGGACAACATCCGGGACCGGGCGGAACTGGCCGGGAGGCTCCGCCGGGCTGCTGAGCTGGGCAGTTTCAGCCGTGCCTCCACCACCAGCCCCTGGCACGGAGCACGGCTGCTGACCCGGAAGGAAACGCAGGAAGCACAGCAGGTCGCAGTGTCTGTGGCACAGAAGCTGCCGCTGCTGCGCGAGCGGATGAACGGCGTCGCTGATCATGCTGAAATCCGGCTCGGCAACACCTTTGCTGAATGGGGAGAGCAGATCGAACTCCTCGTCGCGGTGCGCGAAAGCCTCGACAAGTTCACCCCGGACATTTTCGACCGCCCGGTCCATGACCTCATTTCGGCGACCGCTACCTCCTCCTGGCGGCGGGAGCGGAACATCGAAATGCCGTCCATGCAACGTTCCCGCCTGCGCCGCGTCGCGAAGGAATACGTCCGCCCCGGCGTCCACATTGCTGACCTTCACAGTTCGCTGGTCCTCGTCCAGGAACAACGGGCCGCCTGGTCCGGCTATGCCACCACGCAGCGCCACCCTGCGGTCCCGTCCGGGCTGGCGGATATCTCGGCCCTTTACCGTGAAGTGGGCGCCGAGCTGTTCGAACTTGGATTGGCCGTGAAGTACACCGCTGACGGCGGTGAGCTCGCGTCCACACCCTACGAGGAACTCATGGCGCGGCTGGAACGACTGGTGTCCGACACCGGCACGCTCGAGACCCTTCCCGAGCGGACCCTGCTCGTGGAGAACATGCGTGAGCACGGCCTGGGCGAGCTGCTCGCCGACTTGGCCGAGCGCGAGGTGCCGGCGGAATCGGTGGCGGCCGAACTTGACCTCGCCTGGTGGCAGTCCGCCCTGGAGGCCATGATCAGCGGGGACGACTATCTCGCCATGTCCGACGGCGACGCGCTGCGCCAGTTGGAGGCCGAGTACCGCCTCGCCGACAACGCCCACATCGCCAGTGGCGCTGCCCGGCTTCGCTGGGCGCTTGCGGAGCGCTGGCGGGCGGCTATTGCGGAGAACCCGCGGCAGTCGGACCTGCTGCGCAGCCTCCTCAAAGACGGACGCGTGACGCTCTCGGCCTTGACCGGTCAGGCCCCGGAACTGCTCCCCAAGTTGGTGCCCGTCTGGTCCGTCAGCCCGTACCTGATGCCCGGACTGCTGCCGATCGAGCAGACGTTCGACGCCGTGGTCATCCTCGACGCCGAGGCGACCTCACTGCAGGCCGTGCTTCCGGCCATCGCACGCGCCCAGCAGGTCATCGCCTTCGGCGACGACCGGATCGCCAGCCCGCGGACCTTCACCGTCTCAGTGGAGCGGCTGGCCGCCGGCGAAAGCTCGCACCAGGGTGTTGAAAGCGCCTACAAGGCCCTCGCAGCCGTCCTGCCGGTCGCCAAGTTGCGCAACGTCTACCGGGCGGTGGACGAGGACCTTGTGCGCCAGCTGAGCAAAGCCTTCTACGACGGCGGGCTCCGCCGGCTTCCCGAGGGCCAGTCCGCCACCGGTCTGGACCGTGCACTGACCGTGGAATACCTGCCCGGCGGCACCGGACTGCCCAGCGCGGACCACGACGGGGTTGAGTCCGTCGTCGCCGAGGTGAACCGCGTCGTCGAGCTTGTCTTCGAACACGCGCGCCTCCGGCCCCGGACCTCCTTGGCCGTGGTCACCGGCAGCCTCCGCCATGCCGCGCGCATCGGCGAGAGCATCCGGCTGCAGCTGCCCAACTACCCGCTGCTTGCAAGCTTCTTCACCGCAGGCGATGAATCCTTCCGGGTGGTGGACCTCGAGCGTGCCCAGGGCCTGGTCCGCGACCATGTCATTTTCTCCCCGGGCTATGGACGCACCCCGCACGGGCGCGCCCTGCACAGCCTCGGCCCGCTCTCGGCGGAGGGCGGACGGGCCAAGTTCGCCCTGGCGATGACCCGGGCCCGCCGCTCCCTGCACGTCCTCACCTGCTTCCGGCCCGAGGATCTCGACGTGACCCGGCTGAGCCACGGAGCCGTCGACTTCTACGAACTGCTGGACCGGGAAATGACAGGAAACTCCGACCTCGGCAGCCCCGCCTCCCGGGCCGCCGCGAGCGAGCAGGCCCTGGGCGCCGATCCGCTGGTGGCCGATCTGGGAGACCGGCTCCGGGCCCGCGGTGCCCGTGTCTGGCACCAGTACGACGGCGTCCTGAACATGGTGGCCGCCGCCGATCCCCTGCACACGATCGGCCAGGACGACGCCGAGATTCCGCGTCCCGTGGCCATCGAATCCGACGGGACCGAACAGTACCTTCGGATGACGGTCCGGGAACGCAGCCGGCTCCGGCCCCAGCAGCTGGAGAGGCTGGGCTGGCGCTACCTGCCGCTGTGGACCATAGAGGTGTTCACCGACCCGTCGGCCTGTGCCGACCGGATCGGCGGCTACCTGGGCTTGGAAAAGCCTCCGGTGTCCAGCGGCCGACGGTCCTCGTCCGGATTCTTCGACGATGACGTGGAACATCTGGCCGTCAGTGATGCACAGGCCGCGGCGGCACAGGAAACCGAGGAGCCGGCTGCCCGCGCCCTTTCCTCGGAGCCAGACACCGCAGATTCCCCGGACGCAGCGCACCAGCAGGCGCCAGCAACAGGCAGCAAGGAGGCCGACGGCATGAGTGCGGACGGCGACAATCACGACAACGCCCCGGAACAGCACACCGGTGCGCAGGATGTTGCACAGGACGTTGCACAGGCACCTGAGCCTGCCGGGGTGCCGACGGCTGCCAGCAGCTCAGCGTCCGCCGGAGTGCTGCCGAACAAAGCGGCCGAGGACGACCCGCGCCGCTGGGGCGACCGGCCCGACAGCTACGACCACGACTCCTGGCTGCAGGAACAAAAGCCCCCGCACTGGGGCTAGGCGGAGCTTGGGGGAGCGGCCCGCCGGTGTCCTGATCGAACCGGCGGCCGCCTGACCCTAGGAGACCCGTTTGACGCGCCGGCCCAGCCGGGCGCCGCAGGACGTGTCGCCCTAGCCGGGCGCCGTTGGCCTGCCGGGCGCCGGGGCGACGAGGACGAAGAACAGCTTCCCCTGGGTGGATGAACCGGCCAGCCGACGGGACTGGTCCGCATCTGCCGCCACGACGATGAGGCCGTCCGTCTCCCCGTCCCCAAGCCACTGCGTACCTTTGCCGCCCTGCGTTGAGGTCCACAGCACGGGAACGGAGGCGGCCAGCACCTCGGACCTCGCGGGTTGCTCATAGCCGTCGCCGCCGGAGAGGACCACGTTGATCAGTTGACCGGGGGAGACCAGCTGGATGGAGGACGGGTCCGCCATCCGGAGCGGCACGGCTACCGAGCCCGGAGGATTTCCGGCCAGCAGGCCGGGGCCCAGGAGCTGGGAGTCCGAGATCAGCTGGCCCTGCCGCAGGGGTACGGCAAGCTGTTTTCCTTGAAGCGCTGTGGTGTCGCTGAAGCTGCCGCCGGGCAGCAGGCCGCGGGGAACGTTCAGGAGCGCCAGGTCGGCCGGGTCGAGGGTCTTGCCGGCAGCCAGATCGCGGGTCGCGGCGAGGGCGCCGACAGTATCGTCCGGTGCCGGTGTGAGTTGTTGGACCGTGATCCCGGCGGCAATGCACAGCAGTAGGGCCACTGCCAGCCGCCGGTTCCGGTTGAGCCAGCCCGTAAGGCGGCTTCTTCTCCGCACCCCGCCCGGACGGCGGGGCCGCGGCGGACCCACGGGGCTCTGTCCGTAGACCCTCTGGCCAGCGGAACGGCCCCGCGCACGGCGGGAGCTGGCGCGGAAGACTGCACTTATACGTTGTGCGCGTAGGGTCCTGCGCGGAGGACAAAACAATGCGACGGTGGCCATGCCGCCACGCTAGCTCCGGGCGCCACAGAGTCGCAGGTGGCGGTGAGGCTATGTGGAAAGCCGCAGTTCAGCACAGGGGCCCGGTGGTATGGGGCGCCCGCTGATCAGGGTTGGTCTCAGCTCGCGGCGGCAGGCGCGGGGGCAGCAGGAGCGGCCGGGGTCGACGCGGGAGCGGGCGCAACAGTGCTGCCCTTGGTGTCGCGGGAATCGGTCCGGTAGAAGCCGGAACCCTTGAAGACCACGCCGACGCTGTTGAACTTCTTGCGCAACGTGCCTTCGCACTCAGGGCAGGAGGTCAGGGAGCTGTCGGTGAAGGACTGCACGATCTCAAAGGCGTGGCTGCAATCCTTGCAGGCATATGCATACGTGGGCACTGGAAATCCTCCTCAGGTACAAACGAGAGGTCCCGTGCTGCCCGGTCCGGACCAGGCCGGGCTATCAACCGACGGGTTCCGGCCTTAGCAGTCGCAGGGCCTGAGTGCTAATTCTATCACCCCCGGTTCAGGGCCTTATAGCAGGCGGACGAACCCGCCGGGGGTCAGGGCGGACGGAACCCGGCGGTCGAAGGACTCCACGGGAATGCTGCCGGCGGGCAGCACCTCGCCGTCGTAGAGCACTGCGCTTGCGGGGATCGGCGGAAGCCGTCCGCCGTCGTCGGACGGTCCGGCAGGGGCCGGGAAGAGCGATTCGAGCGTCGCCAGAAACTTGTCGTAATAGCCGCCGCCCTGGCCGATCCGGTTGCCGGAGAAGTCGACGGCGGTGGCCGGCACAAAAATGCCGGCGGCGGACCGCATGATCTCCGGCCCGAAGTGTTCGCCGACGGGCTCCTGGATCGGGGCAAAGCGGCTGCGGACGAGCGTGGATTCCGGCGTCCAGTACACCCAGCTCAGGCTGATGCCCGGTTCGCACACCGGCAGCAGCACCCGGTGGCCGGCGCCATGCAGGGCCAAGAGCAGGGGGAGGGTGGGGGGCTCGGTGCCGACTCCCACGTAAGCCGCAAACGTTCCCGGGCGGCCGCCGGCGAGTCCGTTGGCCCACGCCAGGCCGTGCCGGGCTATCGCTGCACCGGCGGCGTCGAGCGCGTCCGGGGCAAGCGCGGCCCGCCGGGCACGGTGGCTCGCGCGGATCTCTTCCTTTGCTGCGTTCATGCCGCCGCCTTCCACCTGTTCCCGCTTCAACCGGAGTCGCGGCAGCATCCGCGCCCAACACCGGCCGTAGCTAATTACCGAATGTTTAGTACCTCCGTTAGATTAGTCGGGTGACTACACCCAACGCTTCCGTCCGCAAGGCCGTCATCCCCGCTGCGGGCCTCGGCACCAGGTTCCTTCCGGCCACCAAGGCCATGCCGAAGGAAATGCTTCCCGTCGTGGACAAGCCTGCCATCCAATACGTCGTCG from Arthrobacter sp. B3I9 encodes:
- a CDS encoding DUF4011 domain-containing protein, producing MSVGQGHHEGSEELRKWLSGLKPVTGADTMLRFTKTPEGSIDLTHAHPSGLAQLMAGRRTRLSTLIRDRQQFVVAARASRNLRSKIFELSNDRGIDAGYFSAGTVVWTSAVGGKPQRVSAPVLLIAVSLTVRPGEDDYELQLTEQARINPALVRHLKTVHGIVFDVNAVTRMAYSTARFDPQPVLDRLGTLVQPIHGAEVEHNLLVSTFSDLSGNLEDPWINENNAIVAALARAAAGEPVAVPEPDPGRFPSTDARHPAQELLLLDADADQQYVVDAVRAGDSLAVSSPPGTGQTQTAINTIGALVDAGKTVLVVGDRRAALAEISGQLESLGLESMLLQLSGNAAPMQLKGQLVRAIVRNEKSLEPQLSNLHTTLVEHRHALMDHVASLHNIRERWGCSPYEAMQSLAGLTSIHPAPATTVRLKRSVLDNIRDRAELAGRLRRAAELGSFSRASTTSPWHGARLLTRKETQEAQQVAVSVAQKLPLLRERMNGVADHAEIRLGNTFAEWGEQIELLVAVRESLDKFTPDIFDRPVHDLISATATSSWRRERNIEMPSMQRSRLRRVAKEYVRPGVHIADLHSSLVLVQEQRAAWSGYATTQRHPAVPSGLADISALYREVGAELFELGLAVKYTADGGELASTPYEELMARLERLVSDTGTLETLPERTLLVENMREHGLGELLADLAEREVPAESVAAELDLAWWQSALEAMISGDDYLAMSDGDALRQLEAEYRLADNAHIASGAARLRWALAERWRAAIAENPRQSDLLRSLLKDGRVTLSALTGQAPELLPKLVPVWSVSPYLMPGLLPIEQTFDAVVILDAEATSLQAVLPAIARAQQVIAFGDDRIASPRTFTVSVERLAAGESSHQGVESAYKALAAVLPVAKLRNVYRAVDEDLVRQLSKAFYDGGLRRLPEGQSATGLDRALTVEYLPGGTGLPSADHDGVESVVAEVNRVVELVFEHARLRPRTSLAVVTGSLRHAARIGESIRLQLPNYPLLASFFTAGDESFRVVDLERAQGLVRDHVIFSPGYGRTPHGRALHSLGPLSAEGGRAKFALAMTRARRSLHVLTCFRPEDLDVTRLSHGAVDFYELLDREMTGNSDLGSPASRAAASEQALGADPLVADLGDRLRARGARVWHQYDGVLNMVAAADPLHTIGQDDAEIPRPVAIESDGTEQYLRMTVRERSRLRPQQLERLGWRYLPLWTIEVFTDPSACADRIGGYLGLEKPPVSSGRRSSSGFFDDDVEHLAVSDAQAAAAQETEEPAARALSSEPDTADSPDAAHQQAPATGSKEADGMSADGDNHDNAPEQHTGAQDVAQDVAQAPEPAGVPTAASSSASAGVLPNKAAEDDPRRWGDRPDSYDHDSWLQEQKPPHWG
- a CDS encoding Flp pilus assembly protein CpaB, which produces MALLLCIAAGITVQQLTPAPDDTVGALAATRDLAAGKTLDPADLALLNVPRGLLPGGSFSDTTALQGKQLAVPLRQGQLISDSQLLGPGLLAGNPPGSVAVPLRMADPSSIQLVSPGQLINVVLSGGDGYEQPARSEVLAASVPVLWTSTQGGKGTQWLGDGETDGLIVVAADADQSRRLAGSSTQGKLFFVLVAPAPGRPTAPG
- a CDS encoding FmdB family zinc ribbon protein; amino-acid sequence: MPTYAYACKDCSHAFEIVQSFTDSSLTSCPECEGTLRKKFNSVGVVFKGSGFYRTDSRDTKGSTVAPAPASTPAAPAAPAPAAAS
- a CDS encoding 5-formyltetrahydrofolate cyclo-ligase, whose amino-acid sequence is MNAAKEEIRASHRARRAALAPDALDAAGAAIARHGLAWANGLAGGRPGTFAAYVGVGTEPPTLPLLLALHGAGHRVLLPVCEPGISLSWVYWTPESTLVRSRFAPIQEPVGEHFGPEIMRSAAGIFVPATAVDFSGNRIGQGGGYYDKFLATLESLFPAPAGPSDDGGRLPPIPASAVLYDGEVLPAGSIPVESFDRRVPSALTPGGFVRLL